In a genomic window of Ralstonia insidiosa:
- a CDS encoding methyl-accepting chemotaxis protein, which yields MGWIKRLPVSTVLTGGFLIVAAMGAAIGGLGIYTITQLTRASEELAQKQMRAITQMGSAANSLAHATRAQIGLLSAVAVADRKTLSTEIKANVQRLKENVENVRPLFASDEGKKMIREVDAIYPVWSKRMSDFLTLMEAQGLDPTQFDSRVDAENFGLQDDTAAFEKTLDKMVKRVEEVAAASTVRARQDAERSRQLMIVMAAVGAVLGIVLGIVIARRLSRQLGGEPSYAADVARRIAGGDLAVQVQTRPGDRSSMLFAMSQMQQQLTGTISNIKSSADSIASATKQIAAGNADLSQRTEEQASSLEETASSMEELTSIVKQNADNARQASALAGSASDIAVKGGEVVGRVIETMSGINASSKKIADIIGVIEGIAFQTNILALNAAVEAARAGEQGRGFAVVAGEVRSLAQRSATAAKEIKELIGDSVGRVRNGSALVTEAGGVIEEVVVAVKRVTDIMGEISAASDEQSSGIEQVNQAVNQMDEVTQQNAALVEQAAAAALSLEEQAHLLRNAVSAFRTDASAELAAPVKPHLPAEPARPAVRSEVPLEGKTQIVRSVARAIASRKAGQSAKPAPAVAEAPAPTQAPAVALDQGVKAPQKAHSPVAPVVAAAVSVAVAAPALKLSAASADDDDWSTF from the coding sequence ATGGGTTGGATCAAGCGTTTGCCGGTGTCCACGGTACTGACCGGCGGATTCCTGATCGTGGCCGCCATGGGCGCGGCCATCGGCGGATTGGGCATTTATACGATTACGCAGTTGACCCGCGCCAGTGAGGAGTTGGCGCAGAAGCAGATGCGCGCCATCACGCAGATGGGGAGCGCAGCCAATAGCCTTGCACATGCCACTCGCGCGCAGATCGGGCTGCTGAGCGCTGTCGCAGTCGCCGATCGCAAGACGCTCAGCACGGAAATCAAGGCCAACGTGCAGCGCCTGAAAGAGAACGTGGAGAACGTGCGCCCGCTGTTCGCGTCGGACGAGGGCAAAAAGATGATCCGCGAGGTGGATGCCATCTATCCCGTCTGGAGCAAGCGGATGAGCGACTTCCTCACATTGATGGAAGCGCAAGGCCTGGACCCCACCCAGTTCGACAGTCGCGTGGACGCGGAAAACTTTGGGCTGCAGGACGACACGGCTGCCTTTGAGAAAACGCTCGACAAGATGGTCAAGCGCGTGGAAGAGGTCGCCGCCGCTTCCACCGTCAGGGCGCGTCAAGACGCGGAGCGCTCTCGCCAGTTGATGATCGTGATGGCAGCCGTTGGGGCGGTGCTGGGCATCGTGTTGGGCATCGTCATTGCACGCCGGCTGTCGCGCCAACTGGGTGGTGAGCCGTCTTACGCCGCCGATGTTGCCCGCCGTATCGCGGGCGGTGATCTGGCCGTGCAGGTGCAGACTCGCCCGGGTGACCGCAGCAGCATGCTCTTCGCCATGTCGCAGATGCAGCAGCAACTGACCGGCACCATCAGCAACATCAAGAGCTCGGCGGATTCGATTGCCAGCGCCACCAAGCAGATCGCTGCGGGCAATGCCGATCTCTCCCAGCGCACGGAAGAACAAGCCAGTTCGCTGGAGGAAACCGCCTCCAGCATGGAAGAACTCACCAGCATCGTGAAGCAGAACGCCGACAACGCACGCCAGGCCAGCGCACTGGCCGGCAGCGCGTCGGACATTGCTGTCAAGGGCGGCGAGGTGGTGGGCCGCGTCATCGAGACCATGTCGGGCATCAACGCCAGCAGCAAGAAGATTGCCGACATCATTGGTGTGATTGAGGGCATCGCCTTCCAGACCAACATCCTGGCGCTGAATGCGGCCGTGGAAGCGGCGCGGGCAGGCGAGCAGGGGCGGGGCTTTGCCGTGGTGGCCGGTGAGGTGCGCAGCCTCGCGCAGCGCAGCGCCACGGCGGCCAAGGAGATCAAGGAGCTGATTGGCGATTCCGTTGGCCGCGTGCGCAACGGCTCGGCACTGGTGACGGAAGCGGGCGGGGTGATCGAGGAGGTGGTCGTTGCCGTCAAGCGCGTGACGGACATCATGGGCGAGATTTCCGCCGCATCGGATGAGCAAAGCTCCGGCATCGAGCAGGTCAACCAAGCCGTCAATCAGATGGACGAGGTGACGCAGCAGAACGCCGCGCTGGTCGAGCAGGCCGCCGCCGCCGCGCTGTCGCTGGAAGAGCAGGCGCACCTACTGCGCAACGCGGTGTCGGCGTTCCGTACCGATGCGTCTGCCGAGCTGGCGGCACCCGTGAAGCCCCATCTGCCGGCCGAGCCCGCCAGGCCGGCAGTGCGCAGTGAAGTTCCCCTGGAAGGCAAGACGCAGATCGTGCGTTCAGTGGCCCGCGCGATTGCTTCGCGCAAAGCGGGGCAATCGGCCAAGCCGGCACCGGCTGTTGCGGAAGCCCCGGCTCCCACCCAAGCGCCCGCCGTTGCGCTGGATCAAGGCGTAAAAGCGCCCCAAAAAGCACATTCCCCGGTTGCACCCGTGGTGGCGGCTGCTGTTTCGGTGGCCGTTGCAGCGCCAGCCCTCAAGCTGTCCGCCGCTTCTGCCGATGATGATGATTGGAGCACCTTCTGA